The following nucleotide sequence is from Erythrobacter aurantius.
CGCAGCGTCTATTCGATGGTGTCGAGCTATGTCCAAAGCGAGAAGCTGCGCGAGGCGTTGAGCTTCCACACGCTGCTGGTCGGCGGCAATCCGATGAACACCTCGTCGATCTACGCGCTGATCCACAAGCTGGAAAAGGACGGCGGCGTCTGGTGGGCGCGCGGCGGCACCAATCGCCTGATCGCCGGGATGGTGCGCCATTTCGAGCGGATCGGCGGCACGATGCGCGTCGGCGATCCGGTGGTGCAGGTGCACACCATGGGCACCCGCGCGACCGAGGTGGAAACGAAATCGGGCTGGAAGCAGGCGTTTGACGCGGTCGCATCCAACGGCGACATCATGCACACCTACAAGGATCTGCTGTCGAATTCGCAGCGCGGGCAGAAGATGGCGAAGAGTCTGAAGCGCAAGAGCTTTTCCCCGTCGCTGTTCGTCGTGCACTTCGGGCTGGAGGGCACCTGGCCGGGGATCGCGCATCACATGATCCTGTTCGCCAACCGCTACAAGGGACTGCTCGACGACATCTACAAGAACGGCGTCATCCCTCAGGATTTCGCGATCTATCTGCACCACCCCACCGTCACCGACCCGTCAATGGCACCTCCGGGCAAAAGCACCTTCTACGCGCTGGTGCCGGTCGCCCATATGGGCAAGATGCCGGTCGACTGGGACGAAGCCGGGCCGAAGCTGGAAAAGATGATCCTCGACGAAATCGGGCGGCGGCTGATCCCCGACATCCACGATCGGATCGTCACCAAGTTCAGCTACGCGCCCAAGGATTTCGCCCAAGACCTCTCCGCCCACATGGGCAGCGCCTTCAGTCTCGAACCGGTGCTGTGGCAAAGCGCATATCTGCGCGGCCACAACCGCGACGACGTGATCGAGAATTTCTATCTCGTCGGCGCGGGCACCCATCCGGGCGCGGGCATCCCCGGCGTGGTCGGCAGCGCCAAGGCAACGGCGGGTATTGTGCTGGAGGATTTGGCGGCTAAGGCGACCGCATGAATGCACGAACCGGTACGATGAAACGCATCGCCGTCTATTGCGGCTCCGCCACGCCCGAAGACCCGCGCTATGTCGAGCTTGCCTATGACGTGGGCCGCGAGCTGGCCACGCGCGGGATCGGCGTCGTTTATGGCGGCGGCAGGCTGGGACTGATGGGCGCGGTGGCGCGCGGGGCCAAGGAAGCCGGCGGCGAAGTCATCGGCATCATTCCCGATGCGTTGATCAAGTCCGAAGTCGCCAATTACGACTGTGACGAACTGGTCGCCGTGTCCGGCATGCACGAACGCAAGCAGAAGTTCACCGATCTGTCGGACGGGTTCATCACCCTTCCCGGCGGGGTCGGGACCATGGACGAGCTATGGGAAGCGATGAGCTGGTCGCAGCTGGGCTATCATTCCGATCCCGTGGGCGTGCTCAACGCTTTCGGCTTTTACGATCACCTGCTCGCCTTCAACCGCAAGATGGCCGAAGTCGGCTTTGTCCGCCCGGCGCACCAGAACATATTGATCGCGGCGGACAACCTGCCCGATCTGCTGGAGCAGATGGAAGCCTATGAACCGCACACTCCGATCTTCCGGATGAAGGCAGAGGACCTGTAAGGCTTCGCACCATGGCGGTAGATGCGGAAACACGGGCGGCGCTGGTAAACCACGCGCATCAGGCGATCAAATACGGATCGCAGAGCTTTTCCGCCGCCTCGCAACTGTTCGACAGCGAAACGCGTGAGCGCGCTTGGCTGCTGTATGCCTGGTGCCGCCGCTGCGACGATATTGCCGACAATCAGGAACTGGGCGGTGTTCTGGGCGACCAGTCCGATCTCGACGCGCGGCTGGCGTTGATCCGCAAGCTGACAGCCAAAGCCTTTGCCGGGGAGCCGACCGGCGATCCCGCTTTCGACGCGTTGGGCGTGGTGGCATCCGAATGCGGCCTTACCCCGGCGATGGCGGAGGATGTGATCGCGGGCTTCCAGCTTGACGCCGAAGATTGGCGCCCCCGCACCGAAGCGGACATGATGCGCTATTGCTATCACGTCGCGGGGGCCGTCGGAGTGATGATGGCGGTGGTGATGGGGGTCGATCCAGAGGATCAGGACACGCTCGACCGCGCGAACGATCTGGGCCTTGCGTTCCAGCTGTCCAACATCGCGCGCGACATCGTGGAGGATGACGCGGCGGGGCGGTGTTACCTGCCGATGGAATGGCTGGTCGAACAGGATATCGAGCCCGGCCAGCATACCAAGCCGCACCACCGCAAGGAGCTGGCTGAAATGGCCGCGCGATTGGTGGCGCTGGTGGAAAAGCACGAAGCCGCCGCACGGGTCGGGGCCGAACGCCTGCCGTTCCGCAGCCGCTGGGCGGTGCTGTCCGCCGCGCGGATCTATGGCGCGATCGGGCGCAAGGTTCGCGCTCGCGGCACCGAAGCATGGAACAGCCGCACCTATGTCCCGCGCTGGGAAAAGGCGCTGTATGGCGCGCGGGCCTTCCTTTCGGCGATCATCAACCGCGAAAAACACCCCGACGGGCCGATCACATGGGGGATCAAGGATTTCCGCCCCTCCTGACTGCGCTCGACAGGCGCACGGCGTGTGGCTAATCCACGGGCCATGAGAGGACTCCTGAAATCCGCCGTCGCGCTGCTCGGCCTTGCCGCCGCGCCCGTGTTCGCCAATTCTCCCACCAGCGACCAGATCGCGGTGATGGACGGCGTCGAAGCCTTTTTCGAGGCTCTGCGCAGCGACGACAAGACTGCGCTCGCGAACACCTTGCTGCCCGAAGGCATGATATTCGTGCACAGCCGGATGAACCCCGAGGCCCCACGCATAGACGTGGTGCCGGCCGCCGATCACCTCGCGCGCTGGGCCACGCAGACGCGCAAAGTCGACGAATTCATGCATATCGAAACGGTGCTGGTCGATGGCGACATGGCGCAGGTGTGGGGGCCGTATTACTTCACCGTCGAGGAAAAGCTGAGCCATTGCGGCATCAATTCACTCAGCATGATCAAGACCGATGACGGCTGGAAAGTCGCCAACACCAGCTTCACAATGGAGCCGCCTGCCGCTTGCGACGCGATTGTCGCACAGGTGAACGCGCATTGGGAAATCGAACAATGATTGCCAAGCTGCTGATCGCCAATCGCGGCGAGATCGCCTGCCGCATCATGCGCACCGCGCGCACCATGGGGATCGCGACGGTCGCGGTCTATTCCGATGCCGATGCCAAGGCGCTGCATGTGCGCTCGGCTGACGAGGCAGTGCATATCGGCCCTTCGCCTGCGGCTGAGTCCTATCTGGTCGGCGCGAAGATCATTGCGGCGGCCAAGCAGACGGGAGCGGATGCGGTGCATCCGGGCTACGGGTTCCTGTCGGAGAACGCCGACTTCGCGCAGGCCGTGATTGATGCAGGGCTGATCTGGGTCGGGCCGAATCCCGAAAGCATCCGCGCGATGGGCCTCAAGGACGCCGCCAAGCAGTTGATGCGCTCCGCCGGCGTGCCGGTGACGCCGGGCTATGACGGGTCGGACCAATCGGTCGAGCGGCTCACCAAGGAGGCCGAGGCCATCGGTTATCCCGTGCTGATCAAGGCGGTCGCAGGTGGCGGCGGCAAGGGGATGCGCAAGGTCGATGCCCCCGCCGACTTCGCCGCCGCGCTGGAGAGCTGCCGCCGCGAGGCCAAGGCGAGCTTCGGCAATGACGAGGTGCTGCTCGAAAAGTGGATCACCTCCCCCCGCCATATCGAGGTGCAGGTGTTCGGCGATGCCCACGGCAACGTCGTCCACCTGTTCGAGCGCGACTGCTCGCTCCAGCGCCGCCACCAGAAGGTGATCGAGGAAGCCCCCGCACCCGGCATGGACGAAGCCACCCGCGAGGCGATCTGCGCCGCCGCCGTGCGCGCGGCCAAGGCGGTCGATTACAAGGGCGCAGGCACGATCGAATTCATCGCCGATGCGTCCGAGGGCCTGCGCGCCGACCGCATCTTCTTCATGGAGATGAACACCCGCCTTCAGGTCGAACACCCCGTGACCGAGGAGATCACCGGGGTGGATCTGGTGGAGTGGCAGCTGCGCGTAGCGAGCGGAGAACCGATCCCGCTGAAGCAGGAAGAGCTCTCGATCAACGGCCACGCCATCGAAGCGCGGCTCTATGCGGAGGACCCGGCGAAGGGGTTTTTGCCGAGCACGGGGCGCTTGGAGCACTTCGATCTGACTTACTGGGACGGTTGGGATACGCGTATCGATACGGGAGCAGAGCATGGCAGCGAGGTTTCTCCTCATTACGATCCGATGCTCGCCAAAATTATCTGTCATGAAAGCGGCCGCCGCGTTGCACTCGATCAATTAGCGGACCATCTGGCTGAGACAAAGGTCTGGCCTGTCAAAACCAACCTAGCCTTCCTGGTCAGTTTGCTTCGGGACGAGGATGTTCAGCAAGGGCATCTCGACACCGGCCTCATAGCACGTAAGCAGGAAGCACTCACCTCGATACCGGTAGTCAGCGATCGCTCGTTAAGCGATGCGCTCAATTGGTTCGTTCGAGATAGCACAAACTTCGACCGCAAGGCCGAACCCTTGCTAGGCTTCCGCATGAACAGCCCGCACAAGCGTGAATTTCGCTTGGCCGTGGACGGGGAAGTACAGCCCTTCACATATGATCCGACGCCCGAGGGCCAGTCTTTTGAACATGGCTTTCGCGAGAGCCTTGAGCCAGAGGCTCAATTCGTCAGCATCCGTGGGCATATGCTCAAGGTATCGCTCCCTCGTTACGACGGCACCGGCCACGCCTCCGCCGCCGACGGAGCGATCCTCGCCCCCATGCCGGGCAAGGTCATCGCGGTCGATGTGGCCGAGGGTGATACAGTTGCCGCGGGCCAGCGGCTGATGGTGCTCGAGGCGATGAAGATGGAACACGCGCTCACTGCGCCCTTCGACGGGACCGTCACCGGGCTGAAAGCTAGCGTTGGCGGTCA
It contains:
- a CDS encoding phytoene desaturase, with protein sequence MAEKYAGKSACVIGAGFGGMALAIRLQSHGIATTVVEARDKPGGRAYFWEKDGFTFDAGPTVITDPPCLEELWALTGHDIAEDVELMKVMPFYRLNWPDGTNFDYSNDEAQLNAEIAKLNPDDVVGYQRFLEYSARVYEEGYLKLGTVPFLDFKSMLKAAPALIKEQAWRSVYSMVSSYVQSEKLREALSFHTLLVGGNPMNTSSIYALIHKLEKDGGVWWARGGTNRLIAGMVRHFERIGGTMRVGDPVVQVHTMGTRATEVETKSGWKQAFDAVASNGDIMHTYKDLLSNSQRGQKMAKSLKRKSFSPSLFVVHFGLEGTWPGIAHHMILFANRYKGLLDDIYKNGVIPQDFAIYLHHPTVTDPSMAPPGKSTFYALVPVAHMGKMPVDWDEAGPKLEKMILDEIGRRLIPDIHDRIVTKFSYAPKDFAQDLSAHMGSAFSLEPVLWQSAYLRGHNRDDVIENFYLVGAGTHPGAGIPGVVGSAKATAGIVLEDLAAKATA
- a CDS encoding LOG family protein gives rise to the protein MKRIAVYCGSATPEDPRYVELAYDVGRELATRGIGVVYGGGRLGLMGAVARGAKEAGGEVIGIIPDALIKSEVANYDCDELVAVSGMHERKQKFTDLSDGFITLPGGVGTMDELWEAMSWSQLGYHSDPVGVLNAFGFYDHLLAFNRKMAEVGFVRPAHQNILIAADNLPDLLEQMEAYEPHTPIFRMKAEDL
- a CDS encoding phytoene/squalene synthase family protein encodes the protein MAVDAETRAALVNHAHQAIKYGSQSFSAASQLFDSETRERAWLLYAWCRRCDDIADNQELGGVLGDQSDLDARLALIRKLTAKAFAGEPTGDPAFDALGVVASECGLTPAMAEDVIAGFQLDAEDWRPRTEADMMRYCYHVAGAVGVMMAVVMGVDPEDQDTLDRANDLGLAFQLSNIARDIVEDDAAGRCYLPMEWLVEQDIEPGQHTKPHHRKELAEMAARLVALVEKHEAAARVGAERLPFRSRWAVLSAARIYGAIGRKVRARGTEAWNSRTYVPRWEKALYGARAFLSAIINREKHPDGPITWGIKDFRPS
- a CDS encoding nuclear transport factor 2 family protein — its product is MRGLLKSAVALLGLAAAPVFANSPTSDQIAVMDGVEAFFEALRSDDKTALANTLLPEGMIFVHSRMNPEAPRIDVVPAADHLARWATQTRKVDEFMHIETVLVDGDMAQVWGPYYFTVEEKLSHCGINSLSMIKTDDGWKVANTSFTMEPPAACDAIVAQVNAHWEIEQ
- a CDS encoding acetyl/propionyl/methylcrotonyl-CoA carboxylase subunit alpha, which translates into the protein MIAKLLIANRGEIACRIMRTARTMGIATVAVYSDADAKALHVRSADEAVHIGPSPAAESYLVGAKIIAAAKQTGADAVHPGYGFLSENADFAQAVIDAGLIWVGPNPESIRAMGLKDAAKQLMRSAGVPVTPGYDGSDQSVERLTKEAEAIGYPVLIKAVAGGGGKGMRKVDAPADFAAALESCRREAKASFGNDEVLLEKWITSPRHIEVQVFGDAHGNVVHLFERDCSLQRRHQKVIEEAPAPGMDEATREAICAAAVRAAKAVDYKGAGTIEFIADASEGLRADRIFFMEMNTRLQVEHPVTEEITGVDLVEWQLRVASGEPIPLKQEELSINGHAIEARLYAEDPAKGFLPSTGRLEHFDLTYWDGWDTRIDTGAEHGSEVSPHYDPMLAKIICHESGRRVALDQLADHLAETKVWPVKTNLAFLVSLLRDEDVQQGHLDTGLIARKQEALTSIPVVSDRSLSDALNWFVRDSTNFDRKAEPLLGFRMNSPHKREFRLAVDGEVQPFTYDPTPEGQSFEHGFRESLEPEAQFVSIRGHMLKVSLPRYDGTGHASAADGAILAPMPGKVIAVDVAEGDTVAAGQRLMVLEAMKMEHALTAPFDGTVTGLKASVGGQVQVEAVLCVVEPASEA